From Mobula hypostoma chromosome 8, sMobHyp1.1, whole genome shotgun sequence, the proteins below share one genomic window:
- the LOC134350816 gene encoding 5-hydroxytryptamine receptor 1B-like — MMNSSAECLGPNGVELHTNSKHVNCTTRLDAHTGGGITALGILVSVFLSLITLATVVSNGFVIVTIYQTRKLHTPANILIGSLAVTDLMVALLVMPIGIVYTVSGTWSFGQIVCDIWLSSDITCCTASILHLCVIALDRYWAITDAVEYSARRTPERAAGMIVTVWVISVCISIPPLFWRQAKAVGLTDCMVNTDQIFYTIYSTFGAFYIPTLLLIALYGRIYVEARSRILKQTPKNTAKRLTTAQLVTDSPGSSSLSVNSRANDASNEAGGSPVYLNHVKIKVSDALLERKRILAARERKATKTLGIILGAFIVCWLPFFIITLVMPICKEACWFHHAIFDIFNWLGYLNSLINPIIYTMSNDDFKQAFQKLIRFR, encoded by the coding sequence ATGATGAACAGTTCCGCGGAATGTCTGGGACCAAACGGCGTTGAGCTACACACCAATTCGAAGCATGTGAACTGCACCACAAGGCTGGACGCTCACACTGGGGGCGGCATTACAGCCCTGGGCATTCTTGTCTCGGTTTTCCTGAGTCTCATTACCCTGGCGACTGTGGTATCCAATGGATTTGTAATCGTCACCATCTACCAGACCAGGAAGCTTCACACTCCCGCCAACATCCTGATCGGCTCCTTGGCCGTCACTGACCTCATGGTCGCCCTACTGGTGATGCCCATCGGCATTGTCTACACGGTCAGCGGCACTTGGAGTTTCGGACAAATTGTTTGCGATATCTGGCTGTCCTCGGACATCACCTGTTGCACCGCCTCGATCCTGCACTTGTGTGTGATCGCTTTGGACCGGTACTGGGCTATCACGGATGCGGTGGAGTACTCGGCCAGGAGGACCCCTGAAAGAGCCGCTGGGATGATAGTCACGGTGTGGGTGATCTCGGTCTGCATTTCCATCCCGCCTTTATTCTGGAGGCAGGCCAAGGCAGTAGGGCTAACTGACTGCATGGTCAACACCGACCAGATCTTCTACACCATCTACTCAACTTTCGGAGCCTTTTACATTCCCACTTTGCTGCTGATCGCACTCTATGGGAGAATCTACGTGGAGGCGAGATCCAGGATCCTGAAGCAGACACCAAAGAACACGGCCAAGAGGCTGACCACAGCTCAGCTGGTAACCGACTCGCCGGGATCTTCCTCGCTCTCGGTGAACTCTCGGGCGAACGACGCTTCCAACGAGGCCGGGGGCTCTCCGGTGTATCTGAACCATGTCAAGATCAAAGTTTCCGATGCGCTTTTGGAAAGGAAGCGGATCTTGGCGGCCAGGGAGAGGAAAGCGACGAAAACTTTGGGCATAATCTTAGGGGCGTTCATCGTGTGCTGGCTGCCGTTCTTCATAATCACCCTGGTGATGCCCATCTGCAAAGAGGCTTGCTGGTTTCATCATGCCATATTTGACATCTTTAATTGGCTGGGCTATCTAAATTCTCTCATTAACCCTATCATTTACACCATGTCTAACGACGACTTCAAGCAGGCTTTCCAGAAACTAATCCGGTTTAGATGA